The proteins below are encoded in one region of Geothermobacter hydrogeniphilus:
- a CDS encoding DUF362 domain-containing protein, translating to MNTVSLQALADYRPTAIDAALRQLLAPLGGIETFVQPGRKVLLKPNLLSGKSPDKAVTTHPEIVRAVIRLAQAAGGIVSVGDSPGLGRPEQVARKCGILQVIEETGARFAPFTESQPVTADGGTFHQLEIARDILDADVIINLPKLKTHQMMGLTCAVKNLFGAVVGMRKPRLHLQAGADKEFFALMLLELAEQVSPALTIVDAVVGMEGDGPGSGDPVPIGALLAGRDPVAVDTVAGELVGMSADQVWTWKVARDSGRWHTRIEELQLAGDALETLRCPAFRPAKSTDAGFGLPAFLRTRLKRALSARPVIDATACIRCGHCVDHCPPQAMQLDQRVEIDDRLCIRCFCCQELCPKGAIDTRQGWLLKLTDRSGH from the coding sequence ATGAACACTGTCAGCCTGCAGGCCCTGGCCGACTACCGGCCGACCGCGATCGACGCCGCCCTGCGGCAGCTGCTCGCCCCCCTCGGCGGCATCGAAACCTTTGTCCAGCCCGGCCGGAAGGTGCTGCTCAAACCGAATCTGCTGTCCGGGAAATCTCCTGACAAGGCGGTGACCACCCATCCGGAAATCGTCCGCGCCGTGATCCGCCTGGCGCAGGCGGCCGGCGGCATCGTCAGCGTCGGGGACTCTCCCGGTCTCGGCCGGCCCGAACAGGTGGCGCGCAAATGCGGCATCCTGCAGGTGATCGAGGAGACCGGCGCCCGCTTCGCCCCCTTCACCGAATCACAGCCGGTCACCGCCGACGGCGGCACCTTTCACCAGTTGGAGATCGCTCGCGACATCCTTGACGCCGATGTCATCATCAACCTGCCCAAGCTCAAGACCCACCAGATGATGGGATTGACCTGCGCGGTGAAGAACCTGTTCGGGGCGGTGGTGGGGATGCGCAAACCGCGTCTGCACCTGCAGGCCGGAGCCGACAAGGAGTTCTTCGCGCTGATGCTGCTGGAGCTGGCGGAGCAGGTTTCCCCGGCCCTGACCATTGTCGACGCGGTGGTGGGGATGGAGGGGGATGGTCCCGGCAGCGGCGACCCGGTGCCGATCGGCGCCCTGCTGGCGGGCCGCGATCCGGTCGCCGTCGACACGGTCGCCGGTGAGCTGGTCGGCATGAGCGCGGACCAGGTCTGGACCTGGAAGGTCGCCCGCGACAGCGGACGGTGGCATACCCGAATCGAAGAGCTGCAACTGGCAGGGGACGCGCTTGAGACGTTGCGCTGCCCCGCGTTCCGCCCGGCGAAAAGCACCGATGCCGGCTTCGGCCTGCCCGCCTTCCTGCGGACCCGGCTCAAGCGGGCTCTCAGCGCCCGGCCCGTCATCGATGCGACCGCCTGTATTCGCTGCGGGCACTGCGTCGATCACTGCCCGCCACAGGCGATGCAACTCGACCAGCGGGTCGAGATCGACGACCGACTCTGCATCCGCTGTTTCTGCTGCCAGGAACTCTGTCCCAAGGGGGCGATTGACACCAGACAGGGCTGGCTGCTGAAACTCACAGACCGCTCAGGTCACTGA
- the xerC gene encoding tyrosine recombinase XerC, whose protein sequence is MCYNSLMEEQLQRFYRHLDVERNLSVHTRKAYRRDLEEFIRCARGYLGLEEGQAFRVDRVDRLLLRRHLAELHRRNRKSTIARKLAALRTFFRFLVREGDLDANPGELIATPRQDKYLPCTLSVDEVFGLLDHGGDGDLLALRDQAMFELLYSSGLRVGELTGLDVGDLDLAAGLVRVLGKGSKERIVPVGTKALAALRTYLDARSAVAPDHPLFLNCRGGRLSPRSVQRQLKRRLLKSDVLRDASPHALRHSFATHLLDSGADLRAIQELLGHASLSTTQKYTRVSIEHLTSVYDQAHPRSRKKTSS, encoded by the coding sequence TTGTGCTACAATTCTCTGATGGAAGAGCAATTGCAGCGGTTTTATCGCCACCTCGACGTTGAACGCAACCTGTCGGTGCATACCCGTAAGGCCTACCGGCGCGACCTGGAGGAATTTATCCGCTGCGCTCGTGGCTATCTCGGCCTGGAGGAAGGGCAGGCGTTCCGGGTCGACCGGGTCGACCGCCTGCTGCTGCGGCGGCATCTGGCCGAACTGCACCGGCGCAACCGCAAGTCGACCATTGCCCGCAAGCTGGCCGCTCTGCGGACCTTTTTCCGTTTCCTGGTGCGTGAGGGGGATCTTGACGCCAATCCCGGCGAGCTGATCGCGACCCCGCGGCAGGACAAGTACCTGCCCTGTACCCTCTCTGTCGACGAGGTGTTCGGACTGCTCGATCATGGCGGTGACGGGGATCTTCTCGCCCTGCGCGATCAGGCGATGTTCGAGCTGCTCTACAGCAGCGGGCTGCGGGTCGGGGAGCTGACCGGGCTCGACGTCGGAGATCTCGACCTTGCCGCCGGCCTGGTGCGGGTGCTCGGCAAGGGAAGCAAGGAGCGGATCGTTCCCGTCGGCACCAAGGCGCTGGCCGCGTTGCGGACCTATCTCGACGCACGCTCCGCTGTCGCCCCGGATCACCCCCTCTTTCTCAACTGCCGGGGCGGCCGCCTGAGTCCGCGCAGTGTCCAGCGGCAGCTCAAACGCCGGCTGCTGAAAAGCGACGTTTTGCGTGACGCTTCCCCCCATGCCCTGCGACATTCCTTCGCCACTCACCTGCTCGATTCCGGTGCCGACCTGCGCGCCATTCAGGAGCTGCTCGGTCACGCCTCGCTCTCCACCACGCAGAAATACACCCGGGTCAGTATTGAACACCTGACCAGCGTCTATGACCAGGCGCACCCCCGCAGCCGCAAAAAAACGTCATCCTGA
- a CDS encoding alpha/beta fold hydrolase, protein MHIFFNMLAIVFAIVALITLLSYAIYWYESANLSPQLLEQRFAPRRLLLALRLLVSETLLLFVSVVLHPLGWIWPKEKPTVDGGKPPIILLHGLFHNRSCWWWLKWRLKRAGYRTIYSLHLSAWHDIEVLTELIAKKVDRLRLQAGVEQVILIGHSMGGILARNYIQRRGGAARVAHCIQLGTPNGGSKLAPFAVSPLARNLLPGSTFLAELNASKLPSDIPLTSIYSRHDNIVIPAASARLNGSREIELQGMGHMGLLYKKSAVAAVLKALEDSTA, encoded by the coding sequence ATGCATATATTTTTCAATATGTTAGCCATCGTCTTCGCGATCGTGGCACTGATCACGCTGCTCTCCTACGCCATCTACTGGTACGAGTCGGCCAACCTCAGTCCGCAACTGCTGGAACAGCGTTTCGCCCCGCGTCGCCTGCTGCTGGCCCTGCGGCTGCTGGTCAGCGAAACGTTGCTGCTGTTCGTCAGCGTGGTGTTGCACCCGCTCGGCTGGATCTGGCCGAAAGAAAAACCGACAGTTGACGGCGGCAAGCCTCCAATTATTCTGCTGCACGGGCTGTTTCACAACCGCTCCTGCTGGTGGTGGTTGAAGTGGCGGCTGAAGCGGGCCGGCTATCGCACGATTTACAGCCTGCACCTGTCAGCCTGGCATGACATTGAGGTCCTCACCGAACTGATCGCCAAGAAGGTCGACCGACTGCGCCTGCAGGCCGGGGTCGAGCAGGTCATTCTCATCGGTCACTCAATGGGCGGCATCCTCGCCCGCAACTATATCCAGCGCCGCGGCGGCGCGGCGCGGGTGGCGCACTGCATCCAGCTCGGGACTCCGAACGGCGGCTCGAAACTCGCCCCCTTCGCCGTCAGCCCGCTGGCCCGCAACCTGTTGCCCGGATCAACCTTTCTGGCCGAACTCAATGCCAGCAAACTGCCGTCCGACATCCCCCTGACCTCCATCTACAGCCGCCACGACAATATTGTCATCCCGGCCGCCTCCGCCCGACTGAATGGTAGCCGCGAGATCGAACTGCAGGGCATGGGACACATGGGCCTGCTGTATAAGAAATCCGCCGTGGCAGCAGTACTCAAAGCCCTCGAAGATTCCACGGCATGA
- a CDS encoding TonB-dependent receptor: MRRSLSATMSGLLLVTLFMVPVTGRAETTLLDEITVRGQRQSSQQESLTIREVRESPARDIGEALQAVPGLSSVRKGAIANDIVLRGLMRDNINVFLDGVRLQGGCPSRMDPPSFHFDFAEVESIEIIKGPYDLANPGSMGGMINAVPRAPGEGPGFRANLSYGSDNYLDSSLVGSYGGETLDGLLGYAYKTSDIPESGDGKRLTEIYPATSPNRYRPEAIDSKAYEINTLWTRGGYKLAKGRSEISYAYQDADHVLYPYLLMDADYDRTHRVNWTTRLHNLSANLTALNFQAWYNRVEHRMDDSLRESSRPSMMVTRPAMMLTDAETMTAGAKLNGDFRLGPGTLSGGIDIYRRNWDATNESAMWMSYDPQPMIPDVDIDNLGAFAEYSWPLTGSLTLKGGARLDYTEVKAKALSATRLAGLYQPYFAPGIAADTDFTEPGGNLQLTWQATDQLEIFTGAASVSRPPDQQELYIGLQRTTGQNWLGNPNLGASRNTQVDFGAKWSGETLFASVSLFYSRISDFIYITEQPDPDGTGPLIQARTYRNVDARFKGGELSGQASLPFDLFLQGSLSYVRAENDDSNRPLAEIPPLNGRLALRYDNGDWFVEATERFADRQNRVDPDLQEEETAGWAVTDVKAGADWNRWSLTGGVNNIFDRFYFSHLSYQRDPFSSGVKVPETGLFAYATLAFHY; the protein is encoded by the coding sequence ATGAGACGCAGTCTGTCGGCAACCATGTCAGGACTGCTGCTTGTCACGCTGTTCATGGTCCCGGTGACCGGGCGGGCCGAGACCACCCTGCTGGACGAAATCACCGTCCGCGGCCAACGACAGTCGTCACAGCAGGAGAGTCTGACCATCCGCGAGGTGCGGGAGAGCCCGGCGAGGGACATCGGCGAGGCCCTGCAGGCGGTTCCGGGCCTGAGCTCGGTACGCAAGGGGGCGATCGCCAACGATATCGTGCTGCGCGGTCTCATGCGCGACAACATCAACGTCTTCCTCGACGGCGTCAGGCTGCAGGGTGGCTGTCCCTCGCGCATGGACCCGCCCTCCTTTCACTTCGACTTCGCCGAGGTCGAATCGATCGAAATCATCAAGGGGCCCTATGACCTGGCCAACCCGGGAAGCATGGGCGGCATGATCAACGCCGTACCCAGGGCACCGGGCGAAGGACCGGGTTTCAGGGCCAACCTCAGCTACGGCAGCGACAACTATCTCGACAGCTCCCTGGTCGGCAGCTACGGCGGCGAGACCCTCGACGGACTGCTCGGCTATGCCTACAAGACCTCCGACATCCCGGAATCAGGCGACGGCAAACGACTGACCGAAATCTACCCGGCCACCAGCCCCAACCGCTACCGGCCCGAGGCAATCGATTCGAAGGCCTACGAAATCAACACCCTCTGGACCAGAGGGGGCTACAAGCTGGCAAAGGGACGCAGTGAAATCAGCTACGCCTACCAGGACGCCGACCACGTCCTCTATCCCTACCTGCTGATGGATGCCGATTACGACCGCACCCACCGGGTCAACTGGACCACCCGGCTGCACAACCTGTCCGCCAACCTGACCGCACTGAATTTTCAGGCCTGGTACAACCGCGTCGAGCACCGGATGGATGACAGCCTGCGCGAAAGTTCACGGCCGAGCATGATGGTAACCCGCCCCGCCATGATGCTGACGGACGCCGAAACCATGACCGCCGGTGCCAAGCTGAACGGTGATTTCCGGCTCGGCCCCGGCACCCTGAGCGGCGGAATTGATATCTACCGCCGCAACTGGGACGCAACCAACGAATCGGCCATGTGGATGAGCTACGACCCGCAGCCGATGATTCCCGATGTCGATATCGACAATCTTGGCGCCTTTGCCGAATACAGCTGGCCGTTGACCGGGAGCCTGACTCTCAAGGGGGGCGCGCGACTGGACTACACCGAGGTCAAGGCGAAGGCGCTCTCCGCCACGCGCCTCGCCGGCCTCTATCAACCCTATTTCGCTCCCGGAATCGCCGCGGACACCGACTTCACCGAACCAGGCGGCAACCTGCAACTGACCTGGCAGGCGACCGACCAGCTGGAAATCTTCACCGGGGCCGCCTCCGTCAGCCGCCCCCCCGACCAGCAGGAACTCTACATCGGCCTGCAACGGACAACGGGTCAAAACTGGCTCGGCAACCCGAACCTTGGCGCCAGCCGCAACACCCAGGTCGATTTCGGCGCCAAGTGGTCCGGCGAGACCCTCTTCGCCAGCGTCTCCCTCTTCTACAGCCGAATCTCGGACTTTATCTACATCACCGAACAACCTGACCCGGACGGCACCGGTCCGCTGATCCAGGCCCGTACCTACCGGAATGTCGACGCCAGGTTCAAAGGCGGCGAGTTAAGCGGCCAGGCATCTCTGCCCTTCGATCTTTTCCTGCAGGGCAGCCTCTCCTACGTCAGGGCGGAAAACGACGACAGCAACCGCCCGCTGGCGGAGATCCCGCCCTTAAACGGCCGTCTCGCCCTGCGTTACGACAACGGCGACTGGTTCGTCGAGGCGACCGAACGCTTCGCCGACCGTCAGAACCGGGTCGACCCGGACCTGCAGGAAGAGGAAACCGCCGGCTGGGCGGTCACGGATGTCAAGGCCGGAGCCGACTGGAACCGGTGGTCGCTGACGGGTGGGGTAAACAACATCTTCGACCGCTTCTACTTCAGCCATCTCTCCTACCAGCGCGACCCCTTCAGCAGCGGCGTCAAGGTCCCGGAGACCGGTCTCTTCGCTTACGCCACCCTGGCCTTCCACTACTGA
- a CDS encoding peroxiredoxin, which translates to MSVLVGKQAPEFTAAAVMPDGSINAEFKLADYKGKYVVLFFYPLDFTFVCPTELIAFSKRIKEFEERGVQVIGCSIDSQFTHVAWRNTPVEEGGIGQVTYPLVADVKHQICQAYDVEFEAGGVAFRGSFLIDKEGVVRHQVVNDLPLGRNVDEMLRMIDALQFTEQYGEVCPAGWNKGDEGMKPNAEGVASYLASNAEKL; encoded by the coding sequence ATGAGTGTTCTGGTTGGAAAGCAGGCCCCCGAGTTCACCGCCGCCGCCGTCATGCCCGACGGCAGCATCAATGCCGAGTTCAAGCTCGCCGATTACAAGGGCAAGTATGTTGTCCTGTTTTTCTATCCGCTGGATTTCACCTTTGTCTGCCCGACCGAGCTGATCGCTTTCTCCAAGCGCATCAAGGAATTCGAAGAGCGCGGCGTGCAGGTCATCGGCTGCTCCATCGACTCCCAGTTCACCCACGTCGCCTGGCGCAACACCCCGGTTGAAGAGGGCGGAATCGGCCAGGTCACCTATCCGCTGGTCGCGGATGTCAAGCATCAGATCTGCCAGGCCTACGACGTTGAATTCGAAGCCGGAGGCGTCGCCTTCCGCGGTTCCTTCCTGATCGACAAGGAAGGCGTCGTTCGTCACCAGGTGGTCAACGATCTGCCGCTGGGTCGCAACGTCGACGAAATGCTGCGCATGATCGATGCCCTGCAGTTCACCGAACAGTACGGCGAAGTCTGCCCCGCCGGCTGGAACAAGGGGGATGAAGGGATGAAGCCGAACGCCGAAGGCGTCGCCTCCTACCTTGCCTCCAACGCCGAGAAGCTGTAG
- a CDS encoding secondary thiamine-phosphate synthase enzyme YjbQ has protein sequence MTTFEVLSRQRVEMIDITDQVRQAVADSGIRSGICVLCTPHTTAAITINENADPDVVRDLVMELNKLVPFEDNYRHLEGNSAAHLKSSLVGAGETLIIEDGQPQLGTWQGIWFCEFDGPRRRRVQLQVIGR, from the coding sequence ATGACCACCTTCGAAGTTCTCAGCCGACAGCGGGTGGAGATGATTGACATCACGGATCAGGTGCGGCAGGCCGTTGCCGACAGCGGCATCCGCTCCGGCATCTGCGTCCTCTGCACACCCCACACCACCGCCGCGATCACCATCAACGAAAATGCCGACCCGGATGTGGTCCGCGACCTGGTGATGGAACTGAACAAGCTGGTTCCCTTTGAAGACAACTACCGGCACCTCGAAGGCAACAGCGCCGCGCACCTGAAGAGCAGCCTGGTCGGCGCCGGCGAAACCCTGATCATCGAGGATGGCCAGCCGCAGCTCGGCACCTGGCAGGGGATCTGGTTCTGCGAATTCGACGGTCCGCGGCGACGACGCGTCCAGCTGCAGGTCATCGGCCGATGA
- a CDS encoding TonB family protein, with product MIGRCCHEEGHPWSGPLLISLGLHFLGLALTGMIYDLQVRMPDPPAPIKVGLIFTSAPKPTVPAVRPSTPPHQATRRPQPAKPPAAGTDPRPIKKAAPKPAPVVKTAHPTPAASAPKPPPPAPHRLPPSTAITAPVPSPATVPAEALPAETAPAPAAPRADPAGNPAYRAYLSDIRQRVDRSKRYPLMARRGGQQGVVLIDFEINAEGKLCRCEVERGSGFKLLDRAALKAVRAAAPFSPLPEDFGPRLALQLPIRFELRR from the coding sequence GTGATCGGACGCTGCTGCCATGAAGAAGGCCACCCCTGGAGCGGCCCCCTGCTGATCTCACTGGGGCTGCACTTTCTTGGTCTGGCCCTGACAGGGATGATCTATGATCTCCAGGTCCGGATGCCGGACCCTCCGGCACCCATCAAGGTCGGGCTGATCTTCACATCCGCCCCGAAGCCGACCGTGCCGGCGGTTCGCCCTTCGACTCCGCCTCACCAGGCAACCCGGCGACCTCAGCCCGCGAAACCACCGGCAGCCGGGACCGATCCACGGCCGATCAAAAAAGCCGCGCCGAAACCGGCACCGGTCGTAAAGACAGCCCACCCGACACCGGCGGCGTCCGCACCGAAACCACCGCCCCCGGCGCCGCACCGACTCCCGCCATCCACGGCAATCACCGCCCCCGTCCCGTCACCGGCAACCGTACCCGCAGAGGCGCTCCCTGCTGAAACGGCCCCCGCACCGGCCGCCCCCCGCGCCGATCCGGCGGGAAATCCCGCCTACCGGGCCTACCTCAGTGACATCCGCCAACGCGTCGACCGCAGCAAGCGCTACCCGCTGATGGCGCGACGCGGCGGGCAGCAGGGCGTGGTGCTGATCGACTTCGAGATTAACGCCGAAGGCAAACTGTGCCGCTGCGAAGTCGAGCGCGGCAGCGGCTTCAAGCTGCTCGACCGGGCGGCCCTGAAAGCGGTCCGCGCCGCCGCTCCCTTCTCTCCCCTGCCGGAAGACTTCGGCCCCCGCCTGGCACTACAGCTGCCGATCCGATTTGAGCTGCGGCGATAA
- a CDS encoding HAD family hydrolase, whose protein sequence is MLTSAEHVRSIVFDLDGTLYTNAGLQREIGAAAEELVSRSRGISPRRGAELLRGSRERLAESLDREPTLTQACVELGLSVQELHRVFQDFIRPENYLVYDPVLQALLDSLRDHCSLYIYTNNNLPLTCKILALLGVEEMFDRLYTIEFRWVPKPDPVTLQLLLEDIGGPPESFLFIGDRHQVDLQPAADLGIPTLLVSETADLLQIHQLLGLLP, encoded by the coding sequence TTGCTGACCTCTGCCGAGCATGTTCGATCGATAGTTTTCGATCTCGACGGAACTCTCTACACCAATGCCGGACTGCAACGCGAGATCGGCGCGGCGGCTGAAGAACTGGTTTCACGCAGTCGCGGCATCAGCCCCCGCAGGGGGGCGGAACTGCTGCGGGGGTCCCGCGAGCGACTGGCGGAGAGTCTTGACCGGGAACCGACCCTGACCCAGGCCTGTGTTGAGCTGGGGCTCTCGGTCCAGGAACTGCACCGGGTGTTTCAGGATTTCATCCGCCCGGAAAACTATCTGGTCTACGACCCGGTGCTGCAGGCTCTGCTCGACTCGTTGCGGGATCACTGCTCTCTCTATATCTATACCAACAACAACCTGCCGCTGACCTGCAAGATTCTCGCCCTGCTCGGGGTCGAAGAGATGTTCGACCGGCTCTACACCATCGAGTTTCGCTGGGTGCCGAAGCCGGACCCGGTGACCCTGCAACTCCTGTTGGAGGATATCGGCGGGCCGCCGGAGAGTTTTCTTTTCATCGGTGACCGTCATCAGGTCGACCTGCAGCCGGCCGCCGACCTCGGTATCCCGACCCTGCTGGTCTCCGAAACCGCGGATCTATTGCAGATCCACCAGTTGCTGGGCCTTCTTCCATGA
- a CDS encoding glycerophosphodiester phosphodiesterase: MGLFIWAHRGASARAPENTLAAFFAALEDGADGIELDIQLTRDGVPVVLHDVTLDRTTDGRGRLCRWLLRDLRRLDAGSWFDNRFAGEPVPLLEEVLSLFGGRLRLNLELKDGAAARPVLDLVRRFPRAEVVLSSFNRRLLRQLRQHDAGLPLAVLTDQRFWRPALAAARRLGAESLNPRVSLVGPALVAACRRRGLAVVPWTVDGDGPLRRMRRFGVDGLFSNDPAAARRVLRYDQPESVSSLSADSTSH; encoded by the coding sequence CATTTTTCGCTGCTCTGGAAGATGGCGCCGACGGTATTGAACTGGATATCCAGTTGACCCGCGATGGCGTTCCGGTGGTGCTGCACGACGTGACGCTCGACCGCACCACCGACGGCCGGGGGCGGCTGTGCCGCTGGCTGTTGCGCGATCTGCGGCGGCTCGACGCCGGCAGCTGGTTCGATAACCGATTCGCCGGAGAACCGGTGCCGTTGCTGGAGGAGGTGCTGTCTCTGTTCGGCGGTCGACTGCGTCTTAATCTCGAACTGAAGGATGGTGCCGCCGCCCGCCCGGTCCTCGACCTGGTGCGCCGCTTTCCGCGGGCCGAGGTCGTACTCTCCTCCTTCAATCGACGGTTGCTGCGTCAGTTGCGGCAACACGATGCCGGGTTGCCGCTGGCGGTGCTGACCGACCAGCGGTTCTGGCGACCGGCGCTGGCGGCTGCCCGCCGCCTCGGAGCGGAGAGCCTGAATCCCCGTGTCTCCCTGGTCGGGCCGGCCCTGGTTGCCGCCTGCCGTCGGCGGGGACTGGCGGTTGTTCCCTGGACGGTTGACGGTGATGGCCCCCTGCGGCGGATGCGGCGTTTCGGGGTCGACGGTCTGTTCAGCAACGATCCGGCCGCCGCGCGCCGGGTGCTGCGGTACGATCAACCTGAATCCGTGAGTTCCTTGTCGGCGGACAGCACAAGTCATTGA
- a CDS encoding class I SAM-dependent methyltransferase, whose amino-acid sequence MTEEIQENHRLRELIGEQIRSRGGLPFIDYMRLCLYHPEYGYYMSPRRRIGKEGDFFTSSSVHHLFGRLIARQIVQVWELLGRQSMTVAEQGAGEGHLALDILDALQRENPDCYAGLSYRLVEVSPVNRERQQQLLAGHTARVDWCELEALRGMQGCFLSNELVDAFPVHLLEKRDNRLREVYVVEKDDRFAEELRQPASAVIDYFDWLGCGPLEGCRAEANPAAVDWLRQVGDLLGRGLVLTIDYGYPAEELYAPFRSAGTLLCYHQHQSNDNPYVHIGCQDITSHVDFTALQKAGAEAGLETLWFGEQYRFLMGLGFVEVLMELQAKENDPRKAQQLRMTLKNLIMPEGGMGETFKVLVQGKGLGSPELLCQRGIDAIPIP is encoded by the coding sequence ATGACCGAGGAAATTCAGGAAAATCACCGGCTCCGGGAGCTGATCGGTGAGCAGATCAGGAGCCGGGGGGGGCTGCCGTTCATCGATTACATGCGGTTGTGTCTCTATCATCCCGAGTACGGTTATTACATGTCGCCGCGTCGGCGTATCGGCAAGGAAGGCGACTTCTTCACGTCGAGCAGCGTGCATCATCTTTTCGGTCGCCTGATCGCCCGGCAGATCGTCCAGGTGTGGGAGCTGCTCGGCCGACAATCAATGACAGTGGCCGAACAGGGGGCCGGGGAGGGGCACCTGGCTCTAGATATTCTCGACGCCCTGCAGCGGGAGAACCCGGACTGTTATGCCGGTCTCAGCTACCGCCTGGTCGAGGTCAGCCCGGTGAATCGAGAGCGGCAGCAGCAGTTGCTGGCCGGCCATACGGCCAGGGTCGACTGGTGCGAGCTCGAAGCTCTGCGCGGTATGCAGGGCTGTTTTCTGAGCAACGAACTGGTCGATGCCTTCCCGGTTCACCTGCTGGAGAAAAGGGACAACCGGCTGCGGGAAGTCTATGTTGTTGAAAAGGACGACCGATTTGCCGAAGAACTGCGTCAGCCCGCTTCGGCGGTTATCGATTACTTCGACTGGCTTGGTTGCGGCCCGCTGGAAGGCTGCCGTGCTGAAGCCAATCCGGCCGCGGTCGACTGGCTGCGGCAGGTCGGCGATCTGCTTGGGCGCGGGCTGGTGCTGACCATCGACTACGGCTACCCGGCGGAAGAGCTTTACGCCCCGTTTCGCAGTGCCGGGACGCTGCTGTGCTACCATCAGCACCAGAGCAACGATAATCCTTATGTTCACATCGGCTGCCAGGATATCACCAGTCACGTCGATTTTACCGCCCTGCAGAAAGCCGGCGCGGAGGCCGGACTGGAGACCCTCTGGTTCGGTGAACAGTACCGGTTTCTGATGGGGCTCGGTTTTGTCGAGGTGTTGATGGAACTGCAGGCGAAAGAGAATGATCCGCGCAAGGCGCAGCAACTGCGTATGACGCTGAAAAACCTGATCATGCCCGAAGGGGGGATGGGGGAGACCTTCAAGGTGCTGGTTCAGGGCAAGGGGCTCGGCAGCCCCGAGTTGCTCTGTCAGAGAGGTATCGACGCGATACCGATCCCTTAG
- a CDS encoding NifU family protein, translating into MRAQVEEVLNQVRPALQADGGDVELVDVTDDGVVSVRLTGACGSCPMSTMTLKMGIERTLKEKIPGVKEVVQI; encoded by the coding sequence ATGAGAGCACAGGTTGAAGAGGTATTGAATCAGGTTCGTCCTGCCCTGCAGGCCGATGGTGGTGATGTCGAGCTGGTTGATGTGACCGATGACGGCGTGGTCAGCGTCAGGCTGACCGGGGCCTGCGGTTCCTGCCCGATGTCGACCATGACCCTGAAAATGGGCATCGAACGAACCCTGAAAGAGAAGATCCCGGGGGTGAAAGAGGTCGTGCAGATCTGA
- a CDS encoding DeoR family transcriptional regulator, whose product MRGTERRKLVLERLEAEGSLSINELAAVLGVSKMTVHRDLDLLEKRGALRRIHGGAVLPKPEAPVEQERSGGSHGLRECMICFRPATQHLVYSMTLRDGTQRHACCPHCGISAQLSLGAQVIMALTADYLSGQLHSVQRSFFLYGSTAAPCCRPSILTFVEEENARRFQAGFGGELGRFEDALNYLRAELQFNAGEPGCPSCAVLVEENAGRNSVT is encoded by the coding sequence ATGCGGGGAACCGAACGACGCAAGCTGGTGCTGGAGCGCCTGGAGGCAGAGGGCAGCCTGTCGATAAACGAATTGGCCGCCGTTCTCGGGGTGTCGAAGATGACTGTACACCGCGATCTGGATTTATTGGAAAAGCGCGGCGCCCTGCGACGGATTCATGGCGGTGCGGTGTTGCCGAAGCCGGAAGCTCCCGTTGAGCAGGAACGCAGCGGGGGATCTCACGGGTTGCGGGAATGTATGATCTGTTTCCGTCCGGCCACCCAGCACCTGGTCTACAGCATGACGCTGCGTGACGGAACCCAGCGTCACGCCTGCTGCCCCCATTGCGGCATCTCGGCCCAGCTCAGCCTCGGCGCCCAGGTGATCATGGCCCTGACCGCCGACTACCTGAGCGGCCAGCTGCACAGCGTACAGCGTTCCTTTTTTCTCTACGGCAGCACCGCCGCGCCCTGCTGTCGGCCGTCGATTCTGACCTTTGTCGAGGAGGAGAACGCGCGCCGCTTCCAGGCCGGGTTCGGTGGTGAGCTGGGACGTTTCGAGGATGCCCTCAATTATCTCCGCGCCGAACTGCAGTTCAACGCCGGAGAGCCAGGCTGCCCGTCCTGCGCGGTGCTGGTTGAGGAAAATGCCGGTCGGAATTCAGTGACCTGA